A part of Terriglobus roseus genomic DNA contains:
- a CDS encoding thioester reductase domain-containing protein, whose translation MTTPSILGQLQLLAAEHPDKLLYSFLDVDGDPLESYTYASFLDRIRAVAGHLLNDGRFTAGDRLLLAYPPGLEMLCAFFGCVRAGMIPVPVYPPSSRGFQSALYKMVHIAKDCQSAGVLTSRDYHASLKTNLTRSGVSTSGVDVDYISGLPWVTTEDFIDPTIDVPIVEPSKILFLQYTSGSTMEPKGVVVSHENILSTAALVVENESPIVVSWLPQYHDMGLIGCYLYPALRGGTTYGFASMDFIQRPALWFETMSKYRATSTAAPNFAYDYCLRKGRLPKETLESCDLSSLLVLMCAAEPVKPDTYIRFLETFQAYGLKAEAFYVAYGLAENTLAVTLHGRNIVSVNKRALALGKARMTTEVSEIDNAKQIVSCGKPIPGLDLRIVDPETHLSLPDGRIGEIWLAGAGKCQGYWNNAELTLKQFRARIVDDTPYDDGFLRTGDLGFMHAGELYVCGRIKDMIILRGQNYYPHDIENVVEKSSSLVRHNCVAAFQIHEDNEPALAIVAEVKNPKVFPDARKIATAVRNYLNVEVAVIALIAPRAIPRTSSGKIMRNKAKQMWLTGEFNVLSDFSRDSDVNTDESSVDMNTPFAELKTRYNLTGQESYNLIEAGLDSLDLVTFMHELKELLKDKGAELLARQVDIGLVQRVSVAELFGLADQLESAPEEALEHLRTFLAAFREEQAALERDMMRNDCKLLFDPPAPLPVPEVPAPKQILLTGGTGFIGPFLMKSLLEQTHATIHVLVRASNEILGKQRLKTAMESMGTVAPELMEMFEARIVPVCGDLGQPGLGLMQDAWDFLTTEIDTIFHNGATVNYLFNYDMMRDANVLGTNEILRMAFEGRSKEFNYVSTTFIHGWAHKASLFETDCNAEMALLDFGYSQTKWVAEQVVFAAQDKGLSVRVFRPALVSPSVDGGGNNFDIAVRLVAFMVNHGIGVDTLNQVSFVPADIVANNIVAISMTPGTANQTYHVVRDEYSNMTDITRLITESTGRQFDAFLLPDFVPELIRRCRKEDLLFPLLDFLVGSVDNISAMEFKRYESSTYQAARNASAWGQPDPSLEDTVNGILKFMNRKGIISVTVREDGAEPMSEQLIDSNALSVTAS comes from the coding sequence TTGACCACGCCATCGATTTTGGGCCAACTGCAGCTATTGGCAGCTGAACACCCGGATAAACTTCTGTATTCGTTTCTCGATGTAGATGGCGATCCGCTTGAGAGCTACACCTACGCCTCGTTCCTCGACCGAATTCGAGCCGTAGCCGGACACTTGTTGAACGACGGCCGTTTCACGGCGGGCGACCGCTTGCTGCTTGCCTACCCCCCGGGACTTGAAATGCTTTGCGCGTTTTTTGGTTGCGTACGCGCCGGCATGATTCCCGTGCCCGTCTACCCGCCAAGCTCTCGCGGCTTCCAAAGTGCCCTGTACAAGATGGTTCATATCGCCAAGGACTGCCAGTCAGCTGGCGTTCTGACGAGCCGTGACTACCACGCGTCACTGAAGACCAATCTCACTCGGAGCGGCGTTTCCACCTCCGGCGTAGACGTGGACTACATCTCCGGCCTGCCCTGGGTCACTACAGAAGACTTCATCGACCCCACAATCGACGTGCCGATTGTGGAGCCATCGAAGATTCTGTTTCTGCAGTACACCTCAGGCTCAACCATGGAGCCCAAGGGAGTCGTCGTATCCCATGAGAACATCCTGTCGACAGCTGCGCTCGTGGTTGAGAACGAGTCTCCGATCGTGGTGTCATGGCTGCCGCAGTACCACGACATGGGGTTGATCGGCTGCTACCTGTACCCAGCCTTGCGCGGAGGCACCACGTACGGATTCGCGTCCATGGACTTCATTCAACGCCCGGCGTTGTGGTTCGAGACGATGTCCAAGTATCGTGCCACGTCTACGGCCGCTCCAAACTTTGCCTACGACTATTGCCTGCGCAAGGGCCGGCTGCCAAAGGAAACGCTGGAATCCTGTGATCTGAGTTCGCTGCTGGTATTGATGTGCGCAGCCGAACCGGTCAAGCCCGATACCTACATCCGCTTCCTGGAAACCTTCCAGGCATATGGCCTGAAGGCCGAGGCTTTCTATGTTGCGTATGGACTGGCTGAGAATACGCTTGCCGTTACCCTGCATGGACGCAATATCGTCTCGGTGAACAAGCGCGCTCTGGCGCTTGGCAAAGCTCGGATGACCACCGAAGTCTCCGAGATCGACAATGCCAAGCAGATCGTAAGCTGCGGAAAACCGATTCCTGGTCTCGATTTGAGAATCGTCGATCCGGAAACGCACCTTTCGCTACCGGACGGACGCATTGGCGAAATTTGGTTGGCTGGTGCGGGCAAGTGTCAGGGCTATTGGAACAACGCTGAACTGACGCTGAAGCAGTTTCGTGCGCGCATCGTCGACGACACACCATACGACGACGGCTTCCTGCGCACCGGCGACCTTGGCTTCATGCACGCGGGTGAACTCTACGTTTGCGGGCGCATCAAGGACATGATCATTCTCCGTGGGCAGAATTACTACCCGCACGACATCGAAAACGTCGTGGAGAAGTCTTCCAGCCTGGTTCGCCATAATTGCGTGGCTGCCTTCCAAATTCACGAGGACAACGAACCGGCACTCGCGATTGTTGCTGAAGTAAAGAATCCGAAGGTCTTTCCGGATGCGCGCAAGATCGCCACTGCTGTTCGGAATTACCTCAACGTGGAAGTAGCCGTAATAGCGCTCATTGCGCCACGCGCCATTCCCAGAACGAGTTCTGGGAAGATCATGCGCAACAAAGCCAAGCAGATGTGGCTGACTGGCGAGTTCAATGTGCTGTCGGACTTCTCGCGTGACAGCGATGTCAATACAGACGAATCGTCCGTTGACATGAATACGCCATTTGCGGAATTGAAGACGCGTTATAACCTGACCGGCCAGGAGTCATACAACCTCATTGAGGCGGGCCTGGATTCACTGGATTTAGTCACCTTCATGCACGAACTGAAGGAACTGCTCAAGGATAAGGGCGCCGAACTGCTTGCACGGCAGGTGGATATTGGCCTTGTGCAGCGAGTCAGCGTTGCAGAGCTATTTGGCCTGGCAGATCAGCTGGAAAGCGCTCCTGAAGAGGCTCTTGAGCATCTGAGAACATTCCTCGCCGCATTCCGTGAAGAGCAGGCAGCTCTGGAACGTGACATGATGCGCAATGACTGCAAGCTTCTCTTTGATCCGCCTGCACCGTTGCCCGTGCCGGAAGTTCCAGCACCCAAGCAGATCCTGCTTACGGGAGGCACAGGCTTCATCGGGCCGTTCCTGATGAAGAGCCTTCTGGAACAGACACATGCAACCATCCATGTGCTGGTTCGCGCTTCCAACGAGATCCTAGGCAAGCAGCGCCTGAAGACGGCGATGGAGTCCATGGGAACCGTCGCCCCAGAGTTGATGGAAATGTTTGAAGCGCGCATTGTGCCTGTTTGTGGCGATCTTGGGCAACCGGGCCTTGGACTCATGCAGGATGCGTGGGATTTCCTTACCACCGAAATCGACACCATCTTCCATAACGGCGCGACCGTAAACTACCTGTTCAACTATGACATGATGCGCGACGCGAACGTGTTGGGCACCAACGAAATCCTTCGCATGGCCTTTGAGGGGCGTTCGAAAGAGTTCAACTACGTTTCGACGACGTTCATCCATGGCTGGGCCCACAAGGCATCTCTATTTGAGACCGACTGCAATGCTGAGATGGCATTGTTGGATTTCGGCTACAGCCAGACAAAGTGGGTGGCAGAACAGGTGGTCTTCGCCGCACAGGATAAGGGCTTATCGGTCCGTGTCTTCCGTCCGGCGCTTGTCAGCCCTTCTGTCGATGGCGGCGGCAACAACTTCGATATCGCTGTCCGCCTTGTCGCCTTCATGGTGAATCATGGTATCGGCGTGGACACGCTCAATCAGGTCAGCTTCGTTCCGGCGGACATTGTGGCGAACAACATCGTCGCAATTTCCATGACGCCAGGTACAGCAAACCAGACGTATCACGTGGTGCGCGACGAATACTCCAACATGACCGACATCACCCGTCTGATCACAGAGTCGACGGGCCGTCAGTTCGACGCATTCCTGCTGCCGGATTTCGTACCAGAGTTGATCCGCCGTTGCCGCAAAGAAGATCTGCTCTTCCCGCTTCTGGACTTCCTTGTGGGCTCTGTCGACAACATTTCGGCAATGGAATTCAAGCGCTACGAGAGCTCGACGTATCAGGCAGCACGTAATGCCTCGGCGTGGGGCCAGCCGGATCCTTCGCTGGAAGATACCGTCAACGGCATCCTGAAGTTCATGAACCGCAAGGGCATCATCTCCGTCACGGTGCGTGAGGATGG